A window of the Dictyostelium discoideum AX4 chromosome 4 chromosome, whole genome shotgun sequence genome harbors these coding sequences:
- the psmB7 gene encoding 20S proteasome subunit beta-7 produces the protein MENLNRGGFDFDLCNRNNVLEKTGLRMKGFMKTGTTIVGVVYKGGVVLGADTRATEGPIVADKNCEKIHYIADNIYCCGAGTAADTESATALISSKLKLHKLSTGKQTRVITALTMLKQMLFKYQGHISAALILGGIDINGPSLHTIYPHGSTDQLPYVTMGSGSLAAMAVFEAKYKNDMTKEEAIALVAEAISSGIFNDLGSGSNVDVTVIEPSGVTVLRNYQTPNERKFRNNPYIFKQGTTPVLKQDIAPLSTKVVIEDIMMGQ, from the exons atggaaaatttaaatagagGTGGCTTTGATTTTGATCTCTGTAACAg aaatAATGTTTTAGAAAAGACAGGATTAAGAATGAAAGGATTTATGAAGACAGGTACAAcaattgttggtgttgtatATAAGGGAGGTGTTGTTTTAGGAGCAGATACTCGTGCAACAGAAGGTCCAATTGTTGCCGATAAAAATTGTGAAAAGATTCATTACATTGCAGACAATATCTATTGTTGTGGTGCAGGTACCGCTGCAGATACCGAGAGTGCAACAGCATTAATCagttcaaaattaaaattacataaATTATCAACTGGTAAACAAACTCGTGTCATCACCGCTTTGACAATGTTAAAACAAATGTTATTCAAATATCAAGGTCACATTAGTGCTGCACTCATTCTCGGTGGTATCGATATCAATGGTCCATCATTACACACTATCTATCCACATGGTAGCACTGATCAATTACCATACGTCACTATGGGTTCTGGTTCTTTAGCTGCTATGGCAGTATTTGAagcaaaatataaaaatgatatgact aaAGAAGAGGCAATTGCACTTGTAGCAGAAGCAATTTCAAGTggtatttttaatgatttaggTTCTGGTAGTAATGTTGATGTTACCGTAATTGAGCCAAGTGGTGTTACAGTTTTAAGAAATTACCAAACTCCAAATGAACgtaaatttagaaataatCCATACATCTTTAAGCAAGGTACTACTCCAGTTTTAAAACAAGATATTGCACCTTTATCAACTAAAGTAGTTATTGAAGATATTATGATGggtcaataa
- the limA gene encoding LIM-type zinc finger-containing protein codes for MLFICRKCNTRVEGETIFVFGYHYHPNCFVCVSCNCSLSDVYFEIDKLPYCELDYKKPRPGDPTNVPVLKKKPFSKPVDASNLPRTWNNSVKPTNNNNINNNNSNNSNNNNNNNNNNNNNNNSNLNNTTNNSNNNNNNNSKPNYNPLTSFGSNNLKKSTSVENNLKSSNGISSGGGSGSGSGSGSGNPELMYMEKNGADQQSIPVVLDSTNKNNNNNNNNSNNNNNSNNNNNSNDSDNKQTPVNVYSASIENQIIEPKHGSLINDGNNSTKSKSNSNTGVPNNSTQYNATPSPSSEVVNQFVVVESDKGQNPTNAKRSNSFGDSLDDIISSMEMIPKNNVSTGSNVFNIQDDEKFKEIQLKKHNENNNNNNNNNNNNNNNNNNNYNYNNNNNGENNQNNSNKKQPHIGGGENLDEQVDIKINKCNEVNDSYQPSKPSVAIYSSNNNNNLKPGNIAYGNNSQSSDPSEPVVIGDHRSNSPRTKSQLDLNQYQPTPNVGKSTQPTTTTTTTTTTSTTKTLPNKDNDNHLHGHDHQNDDNNNSSSDSSDSEDDSVHDSSSSSEDESDHERKRKARKEKKKQQKQLKHRQGHHIHNHEVGGGGAAVVIDNDNENPDDKSKSKKGGLHLDVDFTFGKKEHHHQQQKEHDDDAEEEQAKVKYVDKGVQAGSDLSISNPSGTMIVEDIHTAKLKENDHHAHPNPLEHSHPHQSHSHSHSHSHPQHPHSHPQHPHSHPHQSHSHSHAHSQPTTTVQPQQQQQHSLSTVVHPHNATPSHHHHHQHSHSQPHSFDHNQHQHQPLQHHHHTHSQPISIQHQHIENKHIDSPIQHHVSHNIKNSHHQHQHQHPSHSDEPIVQQHVQETTKTTTTQYKPPQSSIQNNNNNNNNLIIEDSTHHSHNLHNNNGRDGIKSYSKTFITDDPNYHQNQNQNQHHSHQHHSHQHHSHQHHHHQHQPYQQQQQQIKVDSLPPQRPKEKVYTQTITTIVSSGKNCKRCKLEIFGNTLINHLQETYHPECFKCSNCFSSIVDPYFTEPSTNKIFCAKCQIVLNDLAKPKRDSLGFCCSCYKFLTEEDDIIVIDKEKYHNKCFKCSSCKEVIRGNNFSREQMTSTSSNYCCNTCLHSGRVDKCAYCHGVILGVSMLAMGQNYHPKCFKCSTCHVVIRHNTPFTINKNQTPTCQNCINTSSVGVASR; via the exons atgctATTTATTTGCAGAAAGTGTAACACAAGAGTTGAAGGTGAAacaatatttgtatttggaTATCACTACCATCCAAATTGTTTTGTTTGTGTTAGTTGCAATTGTAGTTTATCAGATGtctattttgaaattgataaattaccaTATTGTGAATTGGATTACAAAAAACCAAGACCAGGTGACCCAACAAATGTTCCAGTGTTAAAGaaaaaaccattttcaaaACCAGTTGATGCTTCAAATTTACCAAGAACCTGGAATAATAGTGTAAaaccaacaaataataataacattaataataataatagtaataattcaaataataataataataataataataataataataataataataatagtaatttaaataatactacaaataatagtaataataacaacaataataattcaaaaccCAACTATAATCCATTAACTAGTTTTGGCTCAaataatcttaaaaaaagtaCTAGTGTTGAAAACAATTTGAAATCTTCAAATGGTATTTCTAGTGGTGGCGGCAGTGGTAgcggtagtggtagtggtagtggtaatcCTGAATTAATGTACATGGAAAAGAATGGTGCTGATCAACAATCTATTCCTGTTGTTTTAGATTCaactaataaaaacaataataataacaataataatagtaataacaataacaatagtaataataataataatagtaatgatagTGATAATAAACAAACTCCTGTAAATGTTTATTCAgcttcaattgaaaatcaaataatagaaCCAAAACATGGtagtttaattaatgatggaaacaattcaacaaaatcaaaatcaaactcCAATACTGGTGTTCCAAATAACTCTACTCAATACAATGCAACCCCATCTCCTTCTTCAGAGGTGGTCAatcaatttgttgttgttgaatctgATAAAGGTCAAAACCCAACCAACGCAAAGAGATCAAATTCTTTTGGCGACTCTTTAGATGATATTATCTCGTCAATGGAAATGATACCAAAGAATAATGTAAGCACTGGTTCAAATGTTTTCAATATTcaagatgatgaaaaattcaaagaaattcaattaaaaaaacataacgaaaataataataataataataataataataataataataataataataataataataattataattataataataataataatggtgaaaataaccaaaataattcaaataaaaagcaACCACATATTGGAGGTGGTGAAAATTTAGATGAACAagttgatattaaaattaacaaatgtAATGAAGTAAATGATTCATATCAACCAAGTAAACCATCAGTTGCAATTTATTcctctaataataataataatttaaaaccagGGAATATTGCTTATGGAAATAATAGTCAATCATCTGATCCAAGTGAACCTGTTGTAATTGGAGATCATAGATCAAATTCACCAAGAACTAAATCTCAAttagatttaaatcaatatcaaccAACACCAAATGTTGGAAAATCAACTCAACCAACTACTACAACCACTactacaaccaccacaagTACAACAAAAACTTTaccaaataaagataatgacAACCATCTACATGGTCATGACCAtcaaaatgatgataataataattcatcgtCAGATTCTTCAGATAGTGAAGACGATTCTGTACATGATTCATCATCAAGTAGTGAAGATGAATCTGACCATGAAAGAAAACGTAAAGctagaaaagaaaagaaaaaacaacaaaaacaattaaaacataGACAAGGTCACCATATTCATAATCATgaagttggtggtggtggcgcTGCTGTTGTTATTGATAATGACAATGAAAACCCTgatgataaatcaaaatcaaagaaagGTGGTCTTCATTTAGATGTTGATTTTACATTTGGTAAAAAAgaacatcaccatcaacaacaaaaagaacatgatgatgatgctgaAGAAGAACAAGCAAAAGTTAAATATGTTGATAAAGGTGTTCAAGCTGGTTctgatttatcaatttcaaatccaTCAGGAACAATGATTGTTGAAGATATTCATACagcaaaattaaaagaaaatgatcACCATGCTCATCCAAATCCACTTGAACACTCTCACCCACATCAATCACATTCTCATTCCCATTCCCATTCTCATCCACAACATCCTCATTCTCATCCACAACACCCTCATTCTCATCCACACCAATCTCACTCCCATTCACATGCACACTCACAACCAACAACTACAGtgcaaccacaacaacaacaacaacattcaCTTTCAACTGTTGTTCACCCACATAATGCTACTCCATcacatcaccatcatcatcaacattctCACTCTCAACCTCACTCATTTGATCAtaatcaacaccaacatcaaccTCTCCAACATCACCACCATACTCATTCTCAACCAATTAGTATTCAACACCaacatattgaaaataaGCATATTGATTCTCCAATTCAACATCATGTTTCTCATAATATCAAAAATTCTCATCATCAGCATCAACATCAGCATCCTTCTCATTCTGATGAACCAATTGTTCAACAACATGTTCaagaaacaacaaaaacaactaCCACACAATACAAACCACCCCAATcatcaattcaaaataataataataataataataatttaataattgaagatTCAACTCACCATAGTCATAATttacataataataatggtagaGATGGTATTAAAAGTTATTCAAAAACATTTATTACTGATGATCCaaattatcatcaaaatcaaaatcaaaatcaacatcattcacatcaacatcattcacatcaacatcattcacatcaacatcatcatcatcaacatcaaccatatcaacaacaacaacaacaaattaaagTTGATAGTTTACCACCACAAAGaccaaaagaaaaagtaTACACacaaacaattacaacaattgTTTCATCAggtaaaaattgtaaaagatGTAAACTTGAAATATTTGGTAATacattaataaatcatttacaaGAGACCTATCATCCAGAATGTTTCAAATGTTCAAATTGTTTCTCATCAATAGTTGATCCATATTTCACTGAAccatcaacaaataaaatcttttgtGCAAAATGTCAAATcgttttaaatgatttagcAAAACCAAAAAGAGATTCATTAGGTTTCTGTTGTTCAtgttataaatttttaactgAAGAAGATg AtattattgtaattgataaagagaaatatcataataaatgttttaaatgtTCATCTTGTAAGGAAGTTATTAGAGGAAATAATTTTAGTAGAGAACAAATGACATCAACTTCAAGTAACTATTGTTGTAATACTTGTTTACACAGTGGTAGAGTTGATAAATGTGCTTATTGTCATGGTGTAATTTTGGGTGTATCAATGTTGGCAATGGGTCAAAACTATCATCCAAAATGTTTCAAATGTTCAACTTGTCATGTTGTAATTAGACACAACACACcttttacaattaataaaaatcaaactcCAACCTGTCAAAATTGTATTAACACTTCAAGTGTTGGTGTTGCTTCAAGATAA